Proteins from a single region of Corylus avellana chromosome ca11, CavTom2PMs-1.0:
- the LOC132166549 gene encoding uncharacterized protein LOC132166549, with amino-acid sequence MSWLFKSFQSDGPDSSESHQTSSPERSPSTTPRGVKDDLSFLGQTLGRQLRGVADFLAPPPPPATAAAVDSFDPSSSSSSSLSSQSEPQPQTEPLLGIRNDLAEIGGSFRTGLSLLSGNKAVSEISRLASNLLQFESDGVRDEEASGEDNDDDRIDEGVPGVTDEVLDFASDISTRHELWTDFPLPLDNDFNMSDAQKEHASTVERLAPSLAALRVKLESYMSEEQFWIVYFILLLPRLSEHDVELLSTSKIVEARNALLQKLQKNEEVENEDTKTLDTSQDGSKAGKPEGKNIPSEKKEVSTDNISAGGVEMDDEESTEKWLEEKDIDRGTQKKIEHEEDISFSDLEDDDNALSNRPSVPETKVSSPSGSSDWVQLNQSSETQCGSGQHKAGQSNSGDKDSEGEESNDWLTVDDFD; translated from the exons ATGTCTTGGCTATTCAAATCGTTTCAATCCGACGGTCCAGACTCCTCGGAGTCCCACCAGACGTCCTCGCCGGAGCGCAGCCCCTCCACGACTCCGCGTGGCGTCAAAGACGACCTCTCCTTCCTCGGCCAAACCCTCGGCCGCCAATTGCGCGGCGTCGCCGATTTCCTGGCCCCACCGCCTCCTCCCGCCACCGCCGCTGCCGTTGATTCCTTCGAtccctcatcatcatcatcatcatcgttgTCATCGCAATCGGAACCGCAACCGCAAACGGAACCGCTCCTCGGGATCCGCAACGATCTCGCGGAAATCGGCGGGAGCTTTCGGACCGGACTGTCCCTTCTGTCCGGTAATAAAGCGGTGAGTGAGATCTCGAGGCTCGCTTCCAATCTGTTGCAGTTCGAGAGCGACGGAGTTAGGGACGAAGAAGCTTCTGGAGAGGACAACGACGATGATCGTATTGATGAGGGCGTGCCTGGGGTCACCGATGAGGTTCTTGATTTTGCCTCGGATATTTCGACGCGCCACGAGCTCTGGACCGATTTTCCTTTACCACTCGATAATG ATTTCAACATGTCTGATGCTCAGAAAGAACATGCTTCAACTGTTGAACGTTTGGCCCCAAGTTTGGCAGCTCTTAGAGTTAAACTTGAGAGTTATATGAGTGAAGAACAATTTTGGATAGTTTATTTTATCCTGTTGCTGCCAAGATTAAGTGAACATGATGTTGAGCTTCTATCAACGTCTAAG ATTGTCGAGGCAAGAAATGCTCTTTTGCAGAAGCTGCAAAAGAATGAGGAGGTGGAGAATGAGGACACTAAGACTCTTGATACATCTCAAGATGGCAGCAAGGCTGGCAAGCCAGAAGGGAAGAATATACCATCTGAGAAAAAAGAGGTTTCAACTGACAACATAAGTGCAGGAGGAGTAGAAATGGATGATGAAGAGAGTACGGAAAAATGGTTGGAGGAAAAAGATATTGATAGAGGCACCCAGAAAAAGATTGAACATGAGGAGGACATTTCATTCAGTGATCTGGAGGATGATGATAATGCTCTCTCTAATAGACCATCGGTGCCGGAAACTAAGGTTTCTTCACCCAGTGGAAGCAGTGATTGGGTTCAATTGAATCAAAGTTCTGAGACTCAGTGTGGCAGTGGCCAGCATAAGGCAGGGCAGTCAAATTCTGGAGATAAAGATTCAGAAGGTGAGGAATCAAATGACTGGCTTACtgttgatgattttgattag
- the LOC132165663 gene encoding putative clathrin assembly protein At5g35200, which produces MSGAGSQNSLRKALGALKDTTTVSLAKVNSDYKELDIAIVKATNHVERPAKEKHIRAIFSAISATRPRADVAYCIHALARRLSRTHNWAVALKTLIVIHRALREVDPTFHEELINYGRSRSHMLNMSHFKDDSSPNAWDYSAWVRTYALFLEERLECFRVLKYDIDTDRPRTKDLDTAELLEQLPALQQLLFRVLGCQPQGAALHNFVIQLALSMVASESTKIYQAISDGTVNLVDKFFEMQRNDAMRALDIYRKAGQQAQRLSEFYEICKNLDIGRGERFIKIEQPPASFLQTMEDYVRDAPRGSTFRKDQVVDNKIASPKEVLAIEYKKDPEVQEVRPPSPPPPEPVKVETPVAEQPDLLGLNDSTPEASELDEKNAMALAIVPVDNQPTSAAPNQANGTTGWELALVTAPSSNESATASSQLAGGLDKLTLDSLYDDAIRRSNQNVSYNPWEPVPMAGAMVHQTAHDPFLASHTVAAPPTVQMAAMANQQQAFMYQQQQQIMMMAPQQQQSLNPFGNTYGASVHPYNPGMPVQAYNPYSGLI; this is translated from the exons ATGTCTGGAGCCGGTTCGCAAAACAGCTTGAGAAAAGCACTTGGTGCTCTCAAGGACACCACCACGGTTTCCTTGGCTAAAGTCAACAGTGATTACAAG gAATTGGACATTGCTATAGTTAAAGCCACAAACCATGTTGAGCGCCCAGCAAAGGAAAAACACATTAGAG CTATTTTTTCTGCTATTTCAGCTACACGACCTCGGGCTGATGTTGCATACTGCATCCATGCTCTTGCCAGACGGTTATCGAGGACTCATAATTGGGCA GTTGCTTTGAAAACATTAATCGTAATTCATCGTGCTCTGAGGGAAGTGGACCCCACATTTCATGAAGAACTCATTAATTATGGCAGAAGCAGGAGCCATATGCTTAACATGTCTCATTTCAAAGATGATTCCAGTCCTAATG CATGGGATTATTCTGCTTGGGTCCGTACCTATGCCTTATTTTTGGAGGAGAGGCTGGAATGCTTTCGTGTGTTGAAGTATGACATTGACACAGATCGCCCA AGGACGAAAGATCTGGACACTGCTGAATTGCTTGAGCAGTTGCCAGCTTTGCAACAGCTACTTTTTCGTGTCCTTGGTTGCCAG CCACAAGGGGCAGCACTTCATAACTTTGTGATTCAGTTAGCACTTTCAATG GTTGCTTCAGAAAGCACAAAAATTTATCAAGCTATAAGTGACGGCACTGTCAATTTGGTTGACAAG TTCTTTGAGATGCAACGCAATGATGCTATGAGAGCTCTTGATATATACAGGAAGGCTGGGCAGCAG GCTCAGAGACTATCAGAATTTTATGAAATATGTAAAAATCTTGATATTGGGCGTGGTGAGAGGTTTATTAAGATCGAGCAG ccCCCTGCATCATTTCTACAAACCATGGAAGATTATGTGAGAGACGCTCCACGAGGTTCAACATTTCGCAAGGATCAA GTGGTTGACAATAAAATTGCCTCCCCTAAGGAAGTCTTGGCCATAGAATATAAAAAGGACCCAGAGGTGCAGGAGGTACGTCCACCATCACCACCTCCGCCTGAACCAGTCAAAGTAGAAACGCCTGTGGCTGAACAGCCTGATTTGTTG GGTTTGAATGATTCTACTCCAGAAGCTTCAGAATTAGATGAGAAGAATGCTATGGCTTTGGCAATTGTTCCAGTTG ATAATCAACCGACATCTGCTGCCCCGAATCAAGCAAATGGAACCACAGGCTGGGAGTTGGCACTTGTTACAGCTCCAAGCTCAAATGAGAGTGCGACAGCTTCTAGCCAACTG GCTGGAGGATTAGACAAGCTTACACTAGACAGCCTTTATGATGATGCAATCAGAAGAAGCAACCAGAATGTAAGTTACAACCCATGGGAGCCTGTTCCAATGGCCGGTGCCATGGTGCATCAGACAGCACATGATCCGTTTTTGGCCTCCCACACAGTGGCTGCACCACCTACTGTACAGATGGCTGCAATGGCCAACCAGCAGCAGGCTTTCATGTATCAACAACAGCAGCAGATAATGATGATGGCTCCACAACAACAACAGTCTTTAAATCCTTTTGGAAATACATATGGAGCCAGTGTCCACCCCTATAACCCAGGTATGCCTGTTCAAGCCTACAACCCATATTCAGGCCTTATCTAG
- the LOC132165669 gene encoding uncharacterized protein LOC132165669, producing MHAPKSLQGLSMENKILTPHSGTSELSRKRKLIAVKKHDTISVSDYESSSPKEASLQHETRSPSGRNVGENSLELSSKQSPPSVEPTIFQHQSDKGQFDGQNNLPETKQTGNGYFFKAGAEKISNASPSVLLQSFHHRGSPLSKKENDRGHGGGNIQILKQVEGSDVENFKRSFLEETGLKNGDPPHTVDIGNDLSHGSFKSYKKSKSLVRKEAPAVAKKLWEGSLQLNSSVTVLAVAFFKSGQKMPNVKWSESIEVKGKVRFEAFEKYIQDLPRSRNRGLMVISLCWKEGSSESGLAGMKKVAKGYKDGERVGFASLSPGMDLYICPRSETIITILAKHGFFKGMAAVEDNQDSLIGCVVWRRNQSNSITVVKKSEKKNCSFMEQPVNSPLYASTVRVVEDNISNAQPAEESIPVASGTDCATLESKKNDGIETKNVEPSNVLLELHNPSAIIRSLPTPSVPRNSPSVLVEMKVSSSNRASHQDSLGQSLEVEAPQMHNSGREKAKPSLELRRPVLALPSEVTNKVASLPDDDDLPEFDFGISPVLSQTLTSNPLDAVISNKKLPAGGPWNMDGSLPTMERTAESLIFNQRRLENSNLAKLPVGSIQKKIPPGNFVEHGKIFGSSILEKKHIAQNIAVSTRRSRTAVPFSKSCFGEDEDDMPEWCPPDVELHKQSVPQSLPYSMFEVSHGPTPPLRPSSSLVAIHAPFSAHTFPRAYNCHNTVTARSTQPRPANGYMPRGPSSFMRLNSETLLRPTSNTFDVKFPVHPASWRGWRS from the exons ATGCATGCACCGAAAAGTCTTCAGGGCCTTTCTATGGAGAACAAGATACTGACACCTCACTCAGGAACTTCTGAGTTATCAAGAAAGAGGAAGTTGATAGCTGTGAAGAAGCATGACACAATTTCTGTATCAGATTATGAATCTAGCTCTCCTAAAGAGGCAAGCCTGCAACATGAAACTCGCTCACCGTCTGGGAGAAATGTAGGAGAAAATTCTCTTGAATTGTCTTCAAAGCAAAGCCCTCCGTCTGTAGAACCGACTATCTTCCAGCATCAATCTGATAAAGGTCAATTTGATGGTCAGAATAATCTCCCAGAAACTAAACAAACTGGTAATGGATATTTCTTCAAAGCTGGAGCTGAGAAAATAAGCAATGCATCTCCAAGTGTGTTGCTTCAGTCTTTTCATCATAGAGGATCACCACtgagcaaaaaagaaaatgatagagGTCATGGAGGTGGCAATATCCAAATACTGAAGCAAGTAGAGGGATCAGATGTTGAGAACTTTAAGCGTTCCTTCTTGGAAGAAACTGGACTTAAAAATGGTGACCCTCCTCATACCGTGGATATTGGGAATGATCTAAGTCATGGCTCTTTTAAGTcctataaaaaaagtaaatcaCTTGTCAGAAAAGAAGCTCCCGCCGTTGCCAAGAAGCTCTGGGAGGGGTCCCTTCAGTTGAATTCTTCTGTAACTGTGTTAGCAGTTGCCTTCTTTAAGAG CGGTCAGAAGATGCCTAATGTCAAGTGGTCTGAATCTATAGAAGTCAAAGGGAAAGTGAGGTTTGAggcttttgaaaaatatattcaagATCTTCCTCGTTCACGCAACCGAGGGTTGATG GTAATCTCGCTTTGCTGGAAAGAGGGGTCTTCTGAAAGTGGACTGGCAGGCATGAAAAAG GTTGCAAAAGGGTACAAAGATGGGGAGAGGGTTGGGTTTGCATCACTCTCTCCAGGTATGGATCTTTACATATGTCCTCGCAGTGAGACCATAATCACAATACTCGCTAAACATGGGTTCTTCAAGGGCATGGCTGCTGTTGAAGACAACCAAGATTCCTtgattggttgtgttgtgtggCGAAGGAACCAATCAAATTCCATTACTGTTGTAAAGAAATCCGAGAAAAAGAATTGTTCCTTTATGGAGCAGCCTGTCAACTCCCCTCTGTATGCATCTACCGTAAGAGTTGTAGAAGATAATATATCAAATGCACAACCGGCTGAGGAATCCATCCCAGTTGCATCAGGAACAGATTGTGCAACTCTTGagagtaaaaaaaatgatggtatTGAAACCAAGAATGTTGAGCCCAGTAACGTCCTACTTGAGTTGCACAATCCGTCTGCCATCATTAGATCCTTGCCAACACCTTCAGTCCCAAGAAATTCTCCTTCTGTTTTAGTGGAAATGAAAGTATCATCTTCTAACCGTGCATCTCATCAGGATTCTTTAGGACAATCCTTGGAAGTTGAAGCTCCTCAAATGCACAATTCAGGACGAGAGAAAGCAAAACCCAGTTTGGAACTTCGAAGACCTGTCTTGGCTCTCCCATCTGAAGTCACGAACAAAGTTGCATCTCTGCCTGATGATGACGATCTTCCTGAATTTGACTTTGGGATTTCACCTGTTCTTTCTCAGACTCTAACAAGCAACCCTTTAGATGCTGTAATATCTAACAAGAAACTTCCAGCTGGAGGACCTTGGAACATGGATGGTTCCCTGCCAACAATGGAACGAACTGCAGAGTCACTAATTTTCAATCAGAGAAGATTGGAAAATTCGAATCTTGCAAAACTTCCAGTAGGTTCCATTCAGAAGAAGATTCCACCAGGGAATTTTGTTGAACATGGCAAGATCTTTGGATCTtccattttggaaaaaaaacacATTGCCCAAAACATAGCTGTCAGCACACGACGTAGCCGCACTGCTGTTCCATTTTCAAAGAGTTGTTTTGGCGAAGATGAGGATGACATGCCTGAGTGGTGCCCACCAGATGTTGAGCTTCACAAACAATCGGTTCCGCAATCATTGCCATACTCGATGTTTGAAGTTTCACATGGTCCTACACCTCCTCTGCGCCCTTCTTCATCTCTGGTCGCCATCCATGCACCATTTTCTGCCCACACATTCCCTCGTGCGTATAATTGCCACAATACGGTCACTGCAAGATCCACGCAGCCAAGACCGGCTAACGGATACATGCCAAGGGGTCCAAGTTCGTTCATGAGATTGAATTCTGAAACACTACTGAGACCAACTTCAAACACATTTGATGTCAAATTTCCTGTACATCCTGCCAGTTGGAGAGGCTGGAGATCGTGA